One stretch of Roseovarius mucosus DNA includes these proteins:
- the argF gene encoding ornithine carbamoyltransferase → MTHFLDIHKTTETDLRAMIDQARRMKEARQGRPRGTPDDDQPLAGRMVALIFEKPSTRTRVSFDMGVRQMGGQSMVLSGADMQLGHGETIADTARVMSRYVDLIMIRTFDESVLLEMAEHADVPVINGLTDRTHPCQIMADILTYEEHRGPIKGKKVVWSGDGNNVCASMLHAAGQFGFDLTFTGPMQLDPEPEFIGLARKAGSTITIERDPFKAVDGADLVVTDTWVSMHDSQSTKERRHNMLRPYQVNDKLMAAAKPDALFMHCLPAHRGEEVTSEVMDGPQSVIFDEAENRLHAQKAVMRWCLGV, encoded by the coding sequence ATGACCCATTTTCTTGATATTCACAAAACCACCGAGACCGACCTGCGGGCGATGATTGACCAAGCCCGCCGCATGAAAGAGGCGCGGCAGGGTCGCCCGCGCGGCACACCGGATGATGATCAGCCGCTCGCGGGGCGCATGGTGGCGCTTATCTTTGAAAAACCCTCTACGCGGACCCGCGTTTCCTTTGACATGGGCGTGCGGCAGATGGGCGGTCAGAGCATGGTGCTTTCGGGGGCTGATATGCAATTGGGCCATGGCGAGACCATTGCCGACACCGCCCGCGTCATGAGCCGCTATGTCGATCTGATCATGATCCGCACCTTTGACGAATCCGTGCTGCTGGAAATGGCCGAACATGCCGATGTGCCGGTGATCAACGGCCTGACCGACCGCACCCATCCCTGTCAGATCATGGCCGATATTCTGACCTATGAAGAACATCGTGGCCCGATCAAAGGCAAAAAGGTGGTCTGGTCGGGGGATGGTAATAATGTCTGCGCCTCTATGCTGCATGCCGCCGGGCAATTCGGTTTCGACCTGACCTTTACCGGCCCGATGCAGCTCGATCCCGAGCCCGAGTTCATCGGCCTTGCGCGCAAGGCCGGCAGCACGATCACCATCGAGCGCGACCCGTTCAAGGCGGTGGACGGGGCCGATCTGGTTGTCACCGATACCTGGGTCAGCATGCACGACAGCCAATCCACCAAAGAGCGGCGTCACAACATGCTGCGCCCCTATCAGGTCAATGACAAGCTGATGGCGGCGGCCAAACCTGATGCGCTTTTCATGCATTGCCTGCCTGCGCATCGCGGCGAAGAGGTGACATCCGAGGTGATGGACGGGCCGCAATCGGTGATCTTTGACGAGGCCGAAAACCGCCTGCACGCGCAAAAGGCCGTGATGCGCTGGTGTCTCGGGGTCTGA
- a CDS encoding ribonuclease J, whose product MSSERLIYLPLGGAGEIGMNAYVYGYGKPGKERLILVDLGVTFPDMDGTPGVDLILPDISWLEARKGQLEAIFITHAHEDHVGAVAHYYARLGAPIHARAFTANIARRKMQEHGNPEKAVHIASTWPATVKAGPFTVGFVPISHSIPESSGLVIDSAGGRIVHTGDFKIDVNPVVGEPFDRDLWASLSEPGVKALVCDSTNVFSHHEGRSESTVGGPITDLVAASKGLFVCTTFASNVARVKSLAEAGVRAGRSVCLMGRAMQRMIEAAQETGVLTGFPKTISPEEAGNVPRDSLMLIVTGSQGERRAASAQLANGKYNGITLKEGDTFLFSSKTIPGNERGVIRIINQFSEMGVDVIEGDDRYHVSGHANRPDLDEMHKLIKPQMVIPMHGEHRHLREHVKLANANRLKGVLAVNGMMIDLSGNAPKVAEYIETGRTYLDGSVQVGAMDGVVRDRIRMALNGHVMVNVILDEEDEPLGDPWVEIMGLAETGRSNAPLVDVLEEDLSQFMGRAGAKMLTNDDKLEEGLRRTARQSTQTEIGKRPEVTVVISRLTA is encoded by the coding sequence ATGAGCAGTGAACGACTAATCTACCTGCCCCTCGGTGGGGCGGGCGAAATCGGTATGAACGCCTATGTCTACGGCTATGGCAAGCCGGGAAAGGAACGGCTGATCCTTGTCGATCTGGGCGTGACCTTTCCGGATATGGACGGCACGCCGGGCGTCGATCTGATCCTGCCGGACATCTCTTGGCTTGAGGCGCGCAAAGGGCAGCTAGAGGCGATTTTCATCACTCACGCCCATGAGGATCACGTGGGCGCTGTCGCGCATTACTATGCCCGCCTTGGCGCGCCGATCCATGCCCGCGCCTTTACCGCCAATATTGCGCGCCGCAAGATGCAGGAACATGGCAACCCTGAAAAGGCGGTCCATATCGCCTCGACCTGGCCTGCCACCGTCAAGGCTGGTCCCTTTACTGTGGGTTTCGTGCCGATTTCGCATTCCATCCCCGAAAGCTCTGGTCTGGTGATCGACAGCGCCGGTGGGCGGATCGTGCATACCGGCGACTTCAAGATTGACGTCAATCCGGTGGTCGGCGAACCCTTTGATCGTGATCTCTGGGCCAGCCTGTCCGAGCCGGGGGTCAAGGCGCTGGTTTGCGATTCCACCAATGTCTTCAGCCATCACGAAGGCCGTTCCGAGAGCACCGTGGGCGGCCCGATCACCGATCTGGTCGCGGCCTCCAAGGGGCTGTTTGTGTGCACCACATTTGCCAGCAACGTCGCCCGCGTGAAATCGCTGGCCGAGGCCGGCGTTCGGGCGGGGCGCTCTGTCTGCCTGATGGGGCGCGCGATGCAGCGGATGATCGAGGCGGCGCAGGAAACCGGCGTGCTCACCGGATTTCCCAAGACCATCAGCCCGGAAGAGGCGGGGAATGTCCCGCGTGACAGCCTGATGCTGATCGTCACCGGCTCTCAGGGCGAGCGGCGCGCCGCCAGTGCGCAACTGGCCAATGGCAAATACAACGGCATCACCCTGAAAGAGGGCGATACGTTTCTGTTTTCCTCCAAGACCATTCCGGGCAATGAGCGCGGCGTGATCCGGATCATCAACCAGTTTTCCGAGATGGGCGTCGATGTGATCGAGGGCGATGACCGCTATCACGTGTCGGGCCATGCCAACCGGCCCGATCTGGATGAGATGCACAAGCTGATCAAGCCGCAGATGGTGATCCCCATGCATGGCGAGCACCGGCATCTGCGCGAGCATGTGAAGCTGGCCAATGCCAACCGGCTCAAGGGGGTGCTGGCGGTCAACGGCATGATGATCGACCTCAGCGGCAATGCGCCAAAGGTGGCTGAATATATCGAGACCGGGCGCACCTATCTGGATGGCTCGGTGCAGGTCGGCGCGATGGATGGCGTGGTGCGCGACCGTATTCGCATGGCGCTGAACGGTCATGTTATGGTCAATGTCATCCTGGATGAAGAGGATGAACCCTTGGGTGATCCTTGGGTCGAGATCATGGGACTGGCAGAAACCGGGCGCTCCAACGCGCCGCTGGTCGATGTGCTAGAAGAGGACCTGTCGCAGTTCATGGGCCGGGCCGGGGCCAAGATGCTGACCAATGATGACAAGCTGGAAGAGGGGCTGCGCCGGACCGCGCGCCAGAGCACGCAGACCGAAATCGGCAAGCGGCCCGAGGTGACGGTCGTCATCAGCCGCCTCACGGCGTAA
- the trkA gene encoding Trk system potassium transporter TrkA — translation MKVIICGAGQVGWQIARHLSGERNDVTVVDNNPDLVRRATDTLDVQGITGFASYPDVLDRAGARDADMIIAATYSDEVNMVTCQVAHSVFGISRKIARLRSQSYLDAIYSDLYRRDHMPIDVVISPEREVAQAALQRLASPASFDTELFMGGQAQLMGIRLEEDCPVLNTPLRQLSDLFSTLRVVVLAVRREGRLFAPEAGDQLFAGDECYLFAPIEDVPRTLEVFGKSQKKQERVVIIGGGNIGLAVAQALETRPGGRVRAKVIEKSRPQAERAADALERTIVLNGDGLNSALLAEAGIARADAVLVVTDDDKTNMLAAVRAKSEGCPFAVALINDPTMVPLLESLGIDAYINPRATTVSSILRHIRHGKVRGVYSIGDAEGEVIEAEVMSTSSIAGAAIRDIDFPEGVLVGAVRKGGKIHKPAGGLRVEAGDVIVIFAMAADVAAVEQLLQVSIDFF, via the coding sequence ATGAAGGTCATCATCTGCGGCGCCGGTCAGGTCGGTTGGCAGATTGCGCGGCATCTGTCAGGAGAGCGCAACGACGTCACGGTCGTGGACAACAATCCCGATCTGGTGCGCCGGGCCACCGATACGCTCGATGTGCAGGGGATAACGGGTTTTGCCTCTTATCCCGATGTGCTCGACCGTGCAGGCGCTCGCGACGCCGACATGATCATTGCCGCGACCTATTCGGACGAGGTCAATATGGTCACGTGTCAGGTCGCGCATTCGGTCTTTGGCATCAGCCGCAAGATCGCGCGCCTGCGCAGCCAATCCTATCTCGATGCGATCTATTCAGACCTATACCGCCGCGATCACATGCCCATCGACGTGGTGATCAGCCCCGAGCGCGAGGTGGCGCAGGCGGCGCTGCAACGGCTTGCCTCGCCCGCCTCCTTTGATACCGAGCTTTTCATGGGCGGGCAGGCGCAGCTTATGGGTATTCGGCTGGAAGAGGATTGCCCGGTGCTTAACACGCCGTTGCGGCAATTGAGCGATCTCTTCTCGACCCTCAGGGTGGTGGTTCTGGCGGTGCGCCGCGAGGGGCGGCTTTTCGCGCCAGAAGCGGGGGATCAGCTTTTTGCGGGCGACGAGTGCTATCTTTTTGCCCCCATCGAAGACGTGCCGCGCACGCTCGAAGTGTTCGGCAAGTCGCAAAAGAAACAAGAGCGGGTGGTCATCATCGGCGGCGGCAATATTGGCCTTGCCGTGGCCCAAGCGCTGGAAACGCGGCCCGGCGGGCGTGTCCGGGCCAAGGTGATCGAGAAAAGCCGCCCTCAGGCCGAGCGCGCGGCGGATGCGCTGGAGCGGACCATCGTGCTGAACGGGGATGGCCTGAATTCCGCGCTATTGGCCGAGGCAGGGATTGCCCGCGCCGATGCGGTGCTGGTTGTGACCGATGATGACAAAACCAATATGCTGGCCGCCGTGCGTGCCAAATCCGAAGGCTGCCCCTTTGCCGTGGCGCTGATCAACGATCCCACCATGGTGCCGCTGCTCGAGTCGTTGGGCATTGACGCCTATATCAACCCGCGCGCCACCACTGTCAGCTCGATCCTGCGCCACATTCGCCACGGCAAGGTGCGCGGCGTCTATTCCATCGGGGATGCCGAAGGCGAGGTGATCGAGGCCGAAGTCATGTCGACCTCCTCCATCGCCGGCGCGGCGATTCGTGATATCGACTTTCCAGAGGGTGTGCTGGTTGGGGCCGTGCGCAAGGGCGGCAAAATACACAAACCCGCAGGCGGTCTGAGGGTTGAGGCGGGCGATGTGATCGTGATCTTTGCAATGGCGGCGGATGTGGCGGCGGTCGAGCAGCTGTTGCAGGTCTCGATCGACTTTTTCTGA
- a CDS encoding aspartate aminotransferase family protein, with the protein MIPSILPTYNRAPLSFVKGEGAWLIEADGRRFLDLGAGIAVNALGHAHPKLVAALTKQAEALWHTSNLYQIPAQQELADRLVAATFADTVFFTNSGTEACELAVKMARKHFYEAGQPERTDIIAFEGSFHGRSSAGIAAAGSEKMTKGFGPLLPGFKHVAWGDHDGLHAAIDDHTAAILIEPVQGEGGIRPLPDQCLKGLRALCDERGILLILDEVQCGVGRTGRLFAHEWAGVTPDIMMVAKGIGGGFPLGAVLATEHAASGMTAGTHGSTYGGNPLGCAVGCAVMAEIATPEFLAEVNRKAAFLRQRLEGLVAAHPTVFEAVRGMGLMLGLKCKVPNTEVVQAGYAALVATVPAADNVLRLLPPLTITDDEISEAVTRLDAAATALETA; encoded by the coding sequence ATGATCCCTTCGATCCTGCCAACCTATAACCGTGCGCCGCTCTCTTTCGTCAAGGGCGAGGGGGCTTGGCTCATCGAGGCGGACGGGCGACGTTTTCTCGATCTGGGCGCGGGCATCGCGGTCAATGCATTGGGGCATGCGCATCCCAAGCTGGTGGCGGCCCTGACCAAACAGGCAGAGGCGCTCTGGCATACTTCGAACCTTTACCAGATTCCCGCCCAGCAAGAGCTGGCCGACCGTCTTGTCGCCGCCACCTTTGCCGATACGGTTTTTTTCACCAATTCCGGCACCGAGGCGTGCGAATTGGCGGTCAAAATGGCGCGCAAGCACTTTTACGAGGCGGGCCAGCCGGAGCGCACGGATATCATCGCCTTCGAGGGGTCCTTCCATGGCCGGTCCTCGGCGGGAATTGCGGCGGCGGGGTCAGAGAAAATGACCAAGGGCTTTGGCCCGCTCCTCCCCGGCTTCAAACATGTGGCTTGGGGCGATCACGATGGGTTGCATGCCGCGATTGACGATCATACCGCCGCCATCCTGATCGAGCCGGTACAGGGCGAGGGTGGCATCCGCCCGCTGCCGGATCAATGTCTCAAGGGGCTGCGCGCCCTTTGTGATGAACGCGGCATCCTGCTCATCCTCGACGAGGTGCAATGTGGTGTGGGGCGCACGGGGCGGCTTTTTGCCCATGAATGGGCAGGGGTGACGCCAGACATCATGATGGTTGCCAAAGGCATCGGAGGCGGCTTTCCTCTCGGGGCTGTTCTGGCCACCGAGCATGCCGCATCGGGCATGACGGCGGGCACCCATGGCTCGACCTATGGCGGCAACCCTCTGGGCTGCGCGGTGGGCTGTGCCGTGATGGCCGAGATTGCGACGCCTGAATTTCTGGCCGAGGTCAACCGCAAGGCCGCGTTCCTGCGCCAGCGGCTCGAAGGTCTGGTGGCGGCGCATCCGACCGTGTTCGAGGCCGTGCGCGGCATGGGCCTTATGCTCGGTCTCAAGTGCAAGGTGCCCAATACCGAGGTGGTGCAGGCCGGTTATGCGGCCCTTGTCGCGACCGTTCCCGCCGCCGACAATGTGCTGCGCCTGCTGCCGCCCCTGACCATCACCGATGATGAAATCTCCGAGGCTGTGACGCGCCTTGATGCGGCGGCAACCGCGCTAGAGACTGCGTAA
- a CDS encoding TrkH family potassium uptake protein, giving the protein MIARLLTFPLILILAGIAALMMYLPAIDAGMRGFSGVGKAFAFSGTIGFALVITIGLALSGRSDQRMSDTQNLMSLLLAYVLLPVFLAIPFYSGVRNTTFLNAYFEMVSSFTTTGATLFGTPGRLVDSLHLWRALVGWGGGLLLWISASAVLAPLNLGGFEVTARGEPGQDETVLGRFERASPAKRLAQSTRVLAPVYIGLTAALWICLLVGGERAFVAAVHAMSTMATSGISSIGGLQNGTSGFAGEFAVFLFFFFSLSRLTFSSDTITSMRPGVVNDPEFRLGVVLLIGVPLILFLRHWIATLGVEDTSDWRLALRALWGAVFTVLSFLSTTGFESADWQEARDWSGLGTPGLILLGLSLVGGGVATTAGGVKLLRVYALYLHARRETERLVHPSSVGRATGVGRRIRRQGAYIAWIFFMLFAMSLTFVTALLALAGQGFDAALILAISGLSTTGPLILTASDTPIRLLELSDAAKMIYAMAMVLGRLETLALIALLNPSIWRD; this is encoded by the coding sequence ATGATTGCCCGGCTGCTGACATTCCCGCTCATCCTGATCCTCGCCGGGATTGCCGCATTGATGATGTATCTGCCTGCGATAGATGCGGGCATGCGTGGCTTTAGTGGGGTCGGCAAGGCCTTTGCTTTTTCCGGCACCATCGGCTTTGCACTGGTGATCACCATAGGGCTGGCGCTATCGGGACGGTCCGATCAGCGGATGAGCGACACCCAAAACCTGATGTCGCTCTTGCTGGCCTATGTGCTCTTGCCGGTGTTTCTGGCGATTCCGTTTTATAGCGGCGTGCGGAACACAACCTTTCTCAATGCCTATTTCGAGATGGTCTCGAGCTTCACCACCACCGGGGCCACGCTCTTTGGCACGCCGGGACGTTTGGTGGATAGCCTGCATCTGTGGCGCGCGCTGGTGGGCTGGGGTGGGGGGCTGTTGCTCTGGATTTCGGCGTCGGCGGTGCTTGCCCCGCTCAATCTTGGCGGGTTCGAGGTGACGGCCCGCGGCGAGCCGGGACAGGATGAGACCGTTCTGGGCCGGTTCGAGCGGGCGAGCCCCGCCAAACGGTTGGCGCAATCCACACGGGTGCTTGCCCCGGTCTATATCGGCCTGACCGCGGCGCTCTGGATCTGTCTTCTGGTGGGCGGAGAGCGGGCCTTTGTTGCGGCGGTGCACGCGATGTCGACCATGGCAACAAGCGGAATTTCATCGATTGGCGGCTTGCAGAACGGCACTTCGGGCTTTGCCGGGGAATTCGCGGTCTTCCTGTTTTTCTTCTTTTCCTTGTCACGGCTCACGTTTTCCTCGGACACGATTACGTCGATGCGTCCGGGGGTGGTCAACGATCCAGAGTTTCGGCTGGGTGTTGTCCTGCTCATTGGGGTGCCATTGATCCTGTTTCTGCGCCACTGGATCGCCACGCTGGGGGTCGAGGATACGTCTGATTGGCGCTTGGCGCTCCGGGCCTTGTGGGGCGCGGTCTTTACCGTGCTGTCCTTCTTGTCGACCACCGGCTTTGAAAGCGCCGATTGGCAGGAGGCGCGGGATTGGTCGGGTCTTGGCACGCCCGGCCTGATCCTGTTGGGCCTATCGCTGGTGGGGGGCGGGGTGGCCACCACGGCGGGCGGCGTCAAGCTTCTCAGGGTCTACGCGCTCTACTTGCACGCCCGGCGCGAAACCGAGCGTTTGGTGCATCCCTCGTCGGTCGGGCGGGCAACCGGTGTCGGGCGGCGGATCCGCCGGCAGGGGGCCTATATCGCGTGGATCTTTTTCATGCTCTTCGCCATGTCACTGACCTTTGTAACCGCTCTTTTGGCGCTTGCCGGGCAGGGATTTGACGCGGCGCTGATTCTGGCGATTTCCGGGCTTTCAACCACGGGGCCGTTGATCCTGACCGCAAGCGACACGCCCATTCGCCTGCTCGAGTTGAGCGATGCCGCCAAGATGATCTATGCTATGGCCATGGTGCTTGGACGGCTTGAAACATTGGCCCTTATCGCCTTGCTTAACCCCTCCATCTGGCGGGATTGA
- a CDS encoding biotin--[acetyl-CoA-carboxylase] ligase, producing the protein MDQGSDWPVGYGRRVLASVDSTNAEAARLAPHLAGPEWILALQQTAARGRRGRAWANPAGNFAATLVMRPTESPDRVALRSFVASLALFDALVAATGRAEVFALKWPNDVLLNGGKLAGILLESAGAGGSLSHFAIGIGVNLHSAPEMSEVEPGALCPVSLLSETGIAIDPEAFLDLLAPAYARAEAQFVTYGFAPIRTAWLARAARLGEVITARTTREVYEGRFETVDEAGNLVLLTAQGRQAIAAAEVFF; encoded by the coding sequence ATGGATCAGGGATCGGACTGGCCCGTGGGCTATGGCCGCCGTGTGCTGGCGTCGGTGGACAGCACCAATGCCGAGGCGGCGCGCCTTGCGCCGCATCTGGCGGGGCCAGAGTGGATATTGGCGCTTCAGCAAACAGCAGCCCGCGGGCGGCGCGGCCGCGCTTGGGCCAATCCGGCGGGCAATTTCGCAGCGACGCTGGTCATGCGCCCGACCGAGAGCCCGGACCGCGTGGCGCTGCGGTCTTTCGTGGCCTCGCTGGCGCTTTTTGATGCGTTGGTGGCGGCAACGGGCCGGGCCGAGGTTTTTGCCCTCAAATGGCCCAATGATGTGCTCTTGAACGGTGGCAAGCTGGCGGGAATACTGCTTGAAAGCGCCGGGGCAGGCGGCAGCCTCAGCCATTTCGCCATCGGCATCGGGGTGAACCTGCACAGCGCTCCCGAGATGTCCGAGGTCGAACCGGGCGCGCTGTGCCCCGTTTCCCTCTTGTCCGAAACCGGCATCGCGATCGACCCAGAGGCGTTTCTCGACCTCTTGGCGCCCGCCTATGCGCGGGCCGAGGCGCAGTTTGTCACCTATGGGTTTGCCCCCATCCGCACCGCATGGCTGGCACGGGCAGCGCGTTTGGGCGAGGTCATCACCGCCCGCACCACGCGCGAGGTATACGAGGGCCGGTTCGAGACGGTGGACGAGGCGGGCAATCTTGTTCTATTGACCGCGCAAGGGCGACAGGCGATTGCCGCCGCCGAGGTGTTCTTTTGA
- a CDS encoding DUF2478 domain-containing protein has translation MRIGYVIAEGRGETDLLLHDVARAARARGLRLCGTVQVNTNCGADRPCDMDVEVLPDGPVIRISQSLGPGARGCRLDPSALELAVAAAEARLAEGCDLLIVNKFGKHEAEGRGFRTLIAEALSQNVPVLVGANRLNAPHLVAFSDGIAEALSPDLVHILDWFDRTAREACA, from the coding sequence ATGCGGATCGGCTATGTCATAGCAGAGGGGCGCGGGGAAACCGATCTCTTGCTGCATGACGTGGCGCGTGCAGCCCGCGCGCGGGGCCTGCGCCTCTGTGGCACGGTGCAGGTCAACACCAATTGCGGCGCGGATCGGCCCTGCGACATGGATGTCGAGGTGCTGCCCGATGGGCCGGTAATCCGCATTTCGCAAAGTCTGGGGCCGGGCGCGCGGGGCTGTCGGCTTGATCCATCTGCGCTGGAACTGGCGGTGGCTGCCGCCGAGGCGCGGCTGGCAGAGGGCTGTGATTTGCTGATCGTCAACAAATTCGGCAAGCACGAGGCCGAGGGGCGCGGGTTTCGCACGCTCATCGCCGAGGCGCTGAGCCAGAATGTTCCGGTTCTGGTCGGGGCGAACCGGCTCAACGCGCCGCATCTTGTTGCCTTTTCCGACGGGATCGCCGAGGCGCTCAGCCCCGACCTTGTGCACATTCTCGATTGGTTCGACAGGACAGCACGCGAGGCCTGTGCCTGA
- the gndA gene encoding NADP-dependent phosphogluconate dehydrogenase has product MAQIGIYGLGTMGSALALNIAEHGFDVAVTNREVEWIAPFMTEAGDLAVRLHPHEQLEAFVAALNTPRVILFMIPSGAPMDAMLDQITPLLSPGDTVIDGGNADFHDTRRRAAQLAERDLHFVGLGVSGGEAGARHGPSMMLGGSDHSWAQLEPILTAIAARYDGIPCVARLGPDGAGHFVKTVHNGIEYADMQVIAEIYSLLRNGAALPPAEIGALFAAWDLGPLKSYLVEITARLLTYTDPETGHPMVDVIKDAAGQKGTGRWTVIEALRLGQSASMIEAAVGARGWSSEKPTRQRAEAILGGAVGAFDDTPEVLAEAFLAARLLTYAQGFRILAAASDAYGWGLDLATIARIWRAGCIIRSALLDDIADAFDRDLPQGELILAPEIAQTLARCLPALRQVVCSAVHGGHPVPALSAGLAWYDSMRLGHGSANIIQAQRDMFGRHGFERLGRAGLHHGPWWD; this is encoded by the coding sequence ATGGCGCAGATTGGCATCTATGGGTTGGGCACCATGGGCAGCGCCTTGGCGCTGAATATCGCCGAGCACGGGTTTGACGTCGCCGTGACCAATCGCGAGGTTGAGTGGATCGCGCCCTTTATGACAGAGGCGGGCGATCTTGCGGTCCGGTTGCACCCGCATGAGCAGCTCGAGGCGTTTGTGGCGGCGTTGAACACCCCCCGCGTGATCCTCTTCATGATCCCCTCGGGCGCGCCGATGGATGCCATGCTGGATCAGATCACCCCGCTGCTCAGCCCCGGTGATACCGTGATCGACGGCGGCAATGCCGATTTCCACGACACCCGCCGCCGCGCTGCGCAATTGGCCGAACGCGATCTGCATTTCGTGGGTTTGGGTGTTTCGGGCGGCGAGGCGGGCGCGCGGCACGGCCCCTCGATGATGCTGGGCGGCAGTGATCATAGCTGGGCGCAGCTGGAACCGATTTTGACGGCCATCGCAGCCCGCTATGATGGCATCCCCTGCGTCGCGCGTCTGGGGCCGGACGGGGCGGGGCATTTCGTCAAGACGGTGCATAATGGCATCGAATATGCCGATATGCAGGTCATTGCCGAAATCTACAGCCTGTTGCGCAATGGCGCGGCCCTGCCGCCTGCTGAGATCGGCGCGCTTTTTGCCGCCTGGGACCTTGGACCGCTCAAATCCTATTTGGTCGAGATCACGGCGCGGCTCTTGACCTATACCGATCCCGAGACCGGGCATCCCATGGTGGATGTGATCAAGGACGCGGCGGGTCAAAAAGGCACCGGGCGCTGGACCGTGATCGAGGCGCTGCGTCTGGGGCAATCGGCCAGCATGATCGAGGCGGCGGTAGGGGCACGGGGCTGGTCCTCGGAAAAACCCACTCGGCAGCGGGCCGAGGCGATCCTTGGCGGCGCTGTTGGCGCGTTTGATGACACGCCCGAGGTTCTGGCCGAGGCGTTTCTGGCCGCGCGCCTGCTGACCTATGCCCAAGGGTTTCGCATTCTCGCGGCGGCGTCGGATGCCTATGGCTGGGGCCTTGATCTGGCAACCATTGCCCGCATCTGGCGGGCTGGATGCATCATCCGATCCGCGCTTTTGGATGATATCGCAGACGCGTTTGACCGGGATTTGCCACAGGGCGAATTGATCCTCGCGCCCGAGATTGCGCAGACCTTGGCGCGCTGCCTTCCCGCGCTGCGGCAGGTCGTGTGCAGTGCGGTCCATGGTGGCCACCCGGTGCCGGCGCTTTCGGCGGGGCTGGCTTGGTATGACAGCATGCGGCTGGGCCATGGCAGCGCCAATATTATTCAGGCGCAGCGCGATATGTTTGGGCGTCACGGATTCGAGCGCCTCGGGCGCGCGGGTCTGCATCACGGCCCTTGGTGGGATTAG
- a CDS encoding type III pantothenate kinase has protein sequence MLLAIDCGNTNTVFSIWDGQTFLCTLRTATDHQRTADQYFVWFKTLLHHYGIKADISGVIISSTVPRVVFNLRVFSDRYFNCRPLVVGKPECRLPVDVRVDTGTQVGPDRLVNTVAGFDLYGGDLIVVDFGTATTFDVVDSDGAYIGGVIAPGVNLSLQALHEAAAALPHIDVTRPERVIGTNTVDCMQSGVFWGYVGLINGLCDRIKAERGRTMTVIATGGLAPLFQQGTDVFDMFEDNLTMHGLTVIHAYNKEG, from the coding sequence ATGCTCTTGGCGATTGATTGCGGCAATACAAACACGGTGTTTTCCATCTGGGACGGACAGACGTTTTTGTGCACGCTGCGCACCGCGACGGATCATCAGCGCACGGCTGATCAGTATTTCGTCTGGTTCAAGACTCTGCTGCATCACTATGGTATAAAGGCCGATATAAGCGGGGTGATCATTTCCTCGACCGTGCCAAGGGTCGTGTTCAACCTGAGGGTCTTTTCGGACCGCTATTTCAATTGCCGCCCATTGGTTGTGGGCAAGCCCGAGTGCCGCCTGCCGGTCGATGTGCGGGTGGATACGGGCACGCAGGTGGGGCCTGACCGGCTGGTCAACACGGTGGCGGGGTTTGACCTTTACGGCGGTGACCTCATCGTGGTCGATTTTGGCACCGCGACCACCTTTGACGTGGTCGACAGCGATGGGGCCTATATCGGCGGGGTGATCGCGCCGGGCGTGAATCTTTCGCTGCAAGCCCTACATGAGGCGGCGGCGGCTCTGCCACATATTGACGTGACCCGGCCCGAACGGGTGATCGGCACCAATACGGTGGATTGCATGCAGTCGGGTGTATTCTGGGGTTATGTCGGGCTGATCAATGGGCTATGTGACCGAATAAAGGCCGAGCGTGGCCGCACCATGACGGTGATCGCAACGGGTGGGCTGGCACCTCTCTTCCAGCAGGGCACGGACGTGTTCGACATGTTCGAGGACAATTTGACGATGCACGGTCTGACCGTCATCCATGCGTATAACAAGGAGGGCTGA